A window of Hevea brasiliensis isolate MT/VB/25A 57/8 chromosome 14, ASM3005281v1, whole genome shotgun sequence contains these coding sequences:
- the LOC110653140 gene encoding putative disease resistance protein RGA3 encodes MADAILSGIVVEIIKKLGSRVLQETRLWWGVKEELEKLRRTVSTIQAVLLDAEQQYSQKHQIKDWVDSLKDAFYDADDLLDEFSTDVLVKRMMTGNKMVKEVRLFFSSSNPFVYGLKMAHKIGKVRSKLDETVANRKFHLDEITAPMVEEREQTHSSLPLVVVGREDDKKKIIDFLLSSSYGENVSIISIVGVGGLGKTTLAQLAYNDVRVKSYFELKMWVCISENFDVKIVVEKILESLDGEKPKNLELNTLKDLLWEKINEEKYLLVLDDLWNEDSKKWFDFKDLLARGACGSKIIVTTRLENVAKMIRSDETSKLQGLCDAKSWLLFKKMAFKQEQVTSAKHEKIGREIVTKCVGVPLAIRAIGSLLYYKNAINEWESIKEKELLYLNEGEINIMKTLRLSYDHLPSHLKCCFAYCRLFPKGSKIDIRYLVNLWMAQGLIKLSDSKQSFRDVGLKYFKDLLWRSFFQEVEEDMRGNLLRCKMHDLMYDLVVQVAREDIILLNSDAELVKEGTRHVSIGFKVESWQKVASCLPVVTKVRTFTSFNWSKMHDIKEVECHEIFFKLSRVRSLNLCGLGIEKVPHSINKLKHIRYLDLSENKGIEFLPDSIIKLQNLQILYLVNCERLKQLPKRIKKLVNLQRLFLRGCVSLTHMPHGIGQLTSIENLSLFMVDKDNGVSKHGGALSELSNLNNLRDMLRIMNLRYVKNPTSEFEAANLKEKQHIQALRLSWKLGPPYDNDSDSGPDDVEKDEEMSLEELRPHLNLKSLFVFGCGRLMFPSWISSLTNLVNLRIDNCKKCQHFPPLDQFPSLKHLTIENLTDLECIESGINCDNALFFPSLEKLWLINCPNLKGWRRDTSTPQLLQFHCLFYLEIRSCPNLTSMPLIPSVETLVLVETSKKSLEDILKMKISVSQSTSSSISLSPLKILYIEGIEDLEVLPEDLWHLTSLEGLVIKACEELNLSDDVQWQYLRSLQRLQFANLIKLASLPKGLQHVPTLRRLVIKSCPNLISLPEWIGSLTVQSFVIKECPQLSESCKNNKGADWPKIAHIPNISIDGRWIQEDGCYKL; translated from the coding sequence ATGGCAGATGCAATTCTCTCCGGCATTGTTGTGGAAATCATTAAGAAGCTGGGTTCTCGAGTTCTTCAAGAGACTAGGCTCTGGTGGGGTGTCAAAGAGGAGCTTGAGAAACTCAGGAGGACAGTTTCAACCATCCAAGCTGTGCTTCTTGATGCAGAGCAGCAGTACTCGCAGAAGCATCAAATCAAAGATTGGGTTGACTCGCTAAAAGATGCTTTTTACGATGCTGATGACTTGCTAGATGAGTTCTCCACAGATGTTTTAGTGAAGCGGATGATGACTGGCAATAAAATGGTGAAGGAGGTACGCCTCTTCTTTTCAAGCTCAAACCCATTTGTTTATGGTCTTAAAATGGCTCATAAGATTGGAAAAGTTAGAAGTAAATTAGATGAGACTGTTGCAAATAGGAAGTTTCACTTAGATGAGATCACAGCTCCTATGGTTGAGGAAAGAGAGCAAACTCACTCATCTTTGCCTCTTGTAGTTGTTGGTAGAGAAGATGATAAGAAGAAAATCATTGATTTTCTTCTGTCTTCTAGTTATGGGGAGAATGTGTCAATCATTTCCATTGTTGGTGTTGGAGGATTAGGAAAGACAACACTTGCTCAACTTGCATACAATGATGTGAGGGTGAAATCATATTTTGAGCTCAAAATGTGGGTGTGTATTTCTGAAAATTTTGATGTAAAAATAGTTGTTGAAAAGATTTTGGAGTCTCTTGATGGTGAGAAGCCTAAAAATCTTGAATTGAATACCTTGAAAGATCTACTTTGGGAGAAAATTAATGAAGAAAAATATTTGCTTGTTTTGGATGATTTATGGAATGAGGATTCCAAAAAATGGTTTGACTTTAAAGATTTGTTAGCCAGAGGTGCATGTGGAAGTAAAATAATAGTGACTACGCGTCTTGAAAATGTTGCAAAGATGATAAGATCAGATGAAACAAGTAAATTACAAGGCCTATGTGATGCTAAGTCATGGTTGTTGTTTAAAAAAATGGCTTTCAAGCAAGAGCAAGTAACAAGCGCAAAGCATGAGAAAATTGGAAGAGAAATTGTGACAAAATGTGTTGGAGTCCCTTTAGCCATTCGAGCAATAGGAAGTTTATTGTATTATAAAAATGCAATAAATGAGTGGGAATCGATCAAAGAAAAAGAGCTTTTATATTTGAATGAAGGGGAGATTAACATTATGAAAACTCTTAGGTTGAGTTATGATCATCTCCCTTCTCATTTAAAGTGTTGTTTTGCCTATTGTAGATTATTTCCAAAAGGTTCAAAAATTGACATAAGATATTTGGTGAATCTTTGGATGGCACAAGGATTGATTAAATTATCAGATTCAAAACAAAGTTTCAGAGATGTAGGCTTAAAATATTTCAAAGATCTTTTATGGAGGTCTTTCTTTCAGGAAGTAGAAGAAGATATGAGGGGTAATTTATTAAGATGTAAAATGCATGATTTGATGTATGATCTTGTTGTGCAAGTAGCTAGAGAGGATATCATTTTATTAAATTCGGATGCAGAACTTGTTAAAGAAGGAACTCGACATGTTTCAATTGGTTTTAAAGTTGAGTCATGGCAAAAAGTTGCAAGTTGCTTACCTGTTGTGACAAAGGTGCGAACATTTACATCATTCAATTGGTCAAAAATGCATGATATTAAAGAAGTAGAATGTCatgaaatttttttcaaattaagtCGTGTAAGGTCATTGAATTTATGTGGTTTGGGGATTGAGAAAGTGCCACATTCCATTAATAAATTAAAGCACATAAGATATCTCGATCTTTCTGAAAATAAAGGCATTGAGTTCCTTCCTGATTCCATAATTAAACTTCAAAACTTGCAAATTCTATACCTAGTCAACTGTGAAAGGCTTAAACAGTTGCCAAAGCGTATCAAAAAGTTGGTCAATCTCCAGCGACTTTTCCTTAGGGGATGTGTTAGTTTGACTCATATGCCACATGGGATTGGTCAACTGACTTCTATTGAGAATTTATCActattcatggtagacaaagataACGGTGTCTCCAAACATGGCGGTGCCCTTAGTGAATTGAGTAACTTGAACAATCTGAGAGATATGCTACGGATCATGAATCTACGGTACGTGAAAAATCCAACATCTGAATTTGAGGCAGCCAATTTGAAAGAGAAGCAACACATTCAAGCCTTGCGATTATCATGGAAATTGGGCCCTCCCTACGATAATGATAGTGATAGTGGTCCAGATGATGTTGAAAAAGATGAAGAAATGTCGTTAGAAGAGCTGCGGCCACACCTTAATCTAAAATCGTTGTTTGTGTTTGGGTGCGGAAGACTCATGTTTCCAAGCTGGATTTCTTCCCTCACTAATTTAGTGAATCTTCGAATTGATAACTGCAAAAAATGCCAGCATTTTCCACCGTTGGATCAGTTCCCTTCACTTAAACATTTGACGATTGAGAATTTAACTGATCTGGAGTGCATAGAGAGTGGGATTAATTGCGACAATGCATTATTCTTCCCTTCCTTAGAGAAACTCTGGCTCATAAATTGCCCAAATCTGAAAGGATGGAGGAGGGATACATCCACGCCTCAGTTGCTACAATTTCACTGTCTTTTTTATTTGGAAATCAGGTCTTGCCCTAACCTCACTTCAATGCCTCTCATTCCATCTGTCGAAACATTGGTATTGGTAGAAACCAGCAAGAAGTCATTGGAGGACATACTGAAGATGAAGATTTCGGTGTCGCAATCCACCTCTTCTTCGATTTCCCTTTCTCCATTGAAAATTCTTTATATCGAGGGAATTGAGGATCTAGAAGTTCTGCCAGAGGATTTGTGGCATCTAACCTCCCTTGAGGGTCTTGTCATCAAGGCTTGTGAGGAGCTCAATTTATCTGATGATGTGCAGTGGCAATACCTTAGAAGCCTCCAGCGGCTTCAATttgcaaatttgatcaaattggcgTCACTACCAAAGGGACTTCAACATGTTCCCACTCTGCGCAGACTCGTAATCAAAAGTTGTCCTAATTTGATATCTTTACCGGAGTGGATAGGTAGCCTTACCGTGCAATCTTTCGTGATCAAAGAATGTCCTCAACTATCAGAAAGTTGCAAAAACAACAAGGGCGCTGATTGGCCAAAGATTGCTCACATCCCAAATATTAGTATTGACGGTAGATGGATTCAAGAGGATGGCTGCTACAAACTATGA